The following are encoded in a window of Nakamurella sp. A5-74 genomic DNA:
- a CDS encoding SRPBCC family protein, whose amino-acid sequence MATTHRDMPCGSGAVSEVLADGWLFGLWVVGSSRIRDVDAGWPAEGAKIHHSFGVWPLLIDDVTECLGWQPDQRIELLARGWPAGEASVVLTIEDRAAGCRVTIVEDAVKGPGTLVPRPLRSAMLHWRNVESLRRLEYLAVGQAARPTVHHRSSHSLDEGPAEREEKS is encoded by the coding sequence ATGGCAACAACGCATCGGGACATGCCCTGTGGATCCGGCGCGGTCAGCGAAGTGCTGGCCGACGGCTGGCTGTTCGGCCTCTGGGTCGTCGGGTCGTCCCGCATCCGGGACGTCGACGCCGGCTGGCCCGCCGAGGGAGCGAAGATCCACCACTCCTTCGGTGTCTGGCCGCTGCTCATCGACGACGTCACGGAATGTCTTGGCTGGCAACCGGATCAGCGCATCGAGCTGTTGGCCCGCGGCTGGCCGGCCGGCGAGGCGTCGGTCGTGCTCACCATCGAGGACCGGGCAGCTGGTTGCCGGGTGACCATCGTCGAGGACGCCGTCAAGGGCCCCGGCACGTTGGTCCCGCGTCCGCTGCGGTCGGCGATGCTGCACTGGCGCAACGTCGAATCGCTACGACGCCTCGAGTATCTCGCCGTCGGTCAGGCCGCCCGACCCACGGTGCACCACCGGTCTTCCCATTCCCTCGACGAGGGTCCAGCAGAGCGCGAGGAGAAGTCATGA
- a CDS encoding SDR family NAD(P)-dependent oxidoreductase, which yields MSPDGRGSSAGSATRTAVVIGASSGIGRATAIALAAEGWSVVLAARSRQSLESAAAECRSAAPLGEFSVFEMDVTDPPTVQALLDDAIARHGHVDAVVHTAAVIGYGKFEDVPAAEFERAVVTNLLGSATVARATLAVFRTAGRGHLVLFGSLLGKIAVPFMSPYVVGKWGVQALARTLQIETRDAKDIDVSLVSPGGVDTPAYLHAANRAGREGRPPPPVDPPEKVARAVVRLMDHPRRDRSVGIANGAIVTGFRFLPAVFDLAVTPLVKVAALSRRSMAPHSGNVFEALPGSDTTHGVWNRAGLRREQEPPS from the coding sequence GTGAGCCCCGACGGGCGCGGCTCGTCCGCGGGTTCCGCGACACGGACTGCCGTGGTGATCGGTGCCTCCAGTGGCATCGGTCGCGCGACCGCCATCGCTCTCGCCGCGGAAGGGTGGTCCGTCGTCCTCGCCGCACGGTCCCGGCAGTCGCTCGAGTCCGCGGCTGCGGAGTGCCGGTCTGCTGCACCTCTCGGTGAGTTCTCGGTGTTCGAGATGGACGTCACCGATCCGCCGACCGTGCAGGCTCTCCTCGACGACGCGATCGCCCGGCACGGGCACGTCGACGCGGTGGTGCACACGGCCGCTGTCATCGGGTACGGGAAGTTCGAGGACGTGCCCGCTGCCGAGTTCGAGCGGGCTGTCGTGACAAACCTGCTGGGCAGCGCCACTGTCGCCCGGGCGACGCTCGCGGTGTTCCGCACTGCGGGCCGTGGGCACCTCGTGCTGTTCGGATCCCTGCTCGGCAAGATTGCGGTGCCCTTCATGAGCCCGTACGTCGTGGGGAAGTGGGGGGTCCAGGCACTGGCGCGGACACTGCAGATCGAGACGAGAGACGCGAAGGACATCGACGTGAGTCTGGTCAGTCCCGGCGGTGTCGACACCCCTGCGTACCTCCATGCCGCCAACCGCGCCGGACGCGAAGGCCGCCCCCCGCCGCCGGTCGATCCGCCGGAGAAGGTGGCGCGCGCAGTGGTGAGGCTGATGGACCACCCGCGTCGGGACCGCTCGGTCGGGATCGCCAACGGCGCGATCGTGACCGGTTTCCGGTTCCTGCCCGCTGTCTTCGACCTGGCGGTGACCCCGCTGGTGAAGGTGGCTGCGCTGTCCCGTCGCTCGATGGCACCGCACTCCGGCAACGTCTTCGAAGCGCTCCCCGGCAGCGACACCACCCACGGTGTGTGGAACCGGGCGGGTCTGCGGCGCGAGCAGGAGCCGCCGTCATGA